One Xiphophorus hellerii strain 12219 chromosome 24, Xiphophorus_hellerii-4.1, whole genome shotgun sequence DNA window includes the following coding sequences:
- the LOC116715776 gene encoding uncharacterized protein LOC116715776 produces MEESLFEVVPCGANHIPSGRQLPRTPPLTSVERHLDFEDVEPVMPNSNAEAGGAVEVLGCSSLKMENPYTMLKGMKGYHLTPDDLNFIKKKAEDEHVKKLQEELAEIQALLKMDGKMLELALVSRATTQVTLSLIPSSDDLANWAKLVLRETSPSDFTQLDTKSLLDAIKMEEIQGLIDQKKKMIAMMEATAAETCKKEAEERGHLEKQVANEELKIRELMRELTGLKSDLLLQETNKGEDLKEDPEKPQAASGEGRHQQHQRKAVKSRVNEIACKSRPKSANNEKSVKLVQSVSEVSHQKSGAGKGDPVKLVKGRERREQTAPLKSQHPVAGLRRSKRIANRS; encoded by the exons atggAAGAGTCACTCTTTGAAGTTGTGCCGTGTGGTGCCAATCACATCCCATCAGGTCGTCAGCTGCCCCGCACTCCTCCTCTGACGAGTGTAGAGAGACATTTGGATTTTGAGGATGTGGAACCTGTGATGCCAAACAGCAACGCAGAG GCAGGTGGAGCTGTTGAGGTGCTTGGTTGCAGCAGTCTTAAAATGG aGAACCCTTATACCATGCTGAAGGGCATGAAGGGGTATCATCTCACTCCTGATGACCTAAACTTCATCAAGAAAAAGGCGGAGGATGAACATGTAAAAAAGCTTCAG GAAGAATTGGCAGAGATTCAGGCCCTGCTGAAAATGGATGGGAAGATGTTGGAGCTTGCACTTGTGTCTAGGGCGACGACGCAGGTCACCCTCAGCCTG ATCCCGTCGAGTGACGATCTGGCCAACTGGGCCAAACTGGTCCTGAGAGAGACCTCACCTTCTGACTTCACACAGCTGGATACAAAGTCACTTCTGGATGCCATCAAAATGGAAGAAATCCAAGGATTAATTgaccaaaaaaagaagatgatTGCAATGATGGAGGCAACCGCTGCAGAAAC GTGCAAGAAAGAAGCTGAAGAGAGAGGCCATCTTGAAAAGCAAGTAGCCAACGAGGAG CTGAAGATTCGGGAGCTGATGAGGGAATTGACGGGTCTGAAATCAGACCTCCTCCTGCAGGAA ACAAACAAAGGTGAAGACCTGAAGGAGGATCCTGAAAAGCCACAAGCTGCGAGTGGTGAAGGAAGACATCAGCAGCACCAAAGGAAGGCTGTTAAATCGCGTGTTAATGAAATCGCATGTAAATCGAGACCAAAATCCGCCAACAATGAGAAGAGTGTTAAACTGGTTCAGTCGGTATCAGAAGTGTCGCATCAGAAATCTGGAGCAGGGAAAGGAGACCCAGTGAAGCTGGTAAAGGGAAGAGAGAGAAGGGAACAGACGGCGCCACTGAAATCCCAGCATCCTGTGGCTGGACTGAGACGATCCAAACGCATCGCTAACAGAAGCTAA